A part of Pararoseomonas sp. SCSIO 73927 genomic DNA contains:
- a CDS encoding prohead protease/major capsid protein fusion protein translates to MPAVAHTRYVPDTKSARRAQRGDGPAALPNGNSFDLPHEGAAMSARAMRRAAAKAERAHKRSMEAGAVLTRAADPGVLTRRAPSGLALRPSTINEAERTVIATLATGAGVNRGAYIERLSLGPSNLELPRSLPLLDNHNGASVQHVIGSVDQIRRETDAQGRHTIVGRLRLADDHAWALVRDGHLSGVSVGYAVTTWADSTEGGQRVRTAGRLSLREVSLVIAPADDGARIRSTPQESTMPDTNPAPENVAPDTTTTTATRAAPAQPAGTQGTTAAQPGEVQTRAAVNARIRSLGRAAGLPGDFIDAQIDGEATEDSFRSAAFDHMTRAAGPAIRVQVGASHDAPEVIHARQVEALAHRHAPDLCALSDAARPYAGMTLAGMARDALAREGVRGLGAMSDEAVLTRAQDTVSDFPGLLDGAGERILRASFEAAASPVRTALARQRLARDFRALALLRLDGPGTLQRVTESGEIKAVTAGETKEGFALETFAGMFNLSRKALINDDLGAFADWQRMMGRASAETEAAAIVNLLLAGNGAGAKLSDGKALFHADHGNLLTSAELSVAALTDARTALRRQRNPNGSPSNVVPRFLLVAPEQETLAEQVVAALTAAAVGEVNPFGGKLTALVEPRLPEGAWYLFAAPEAAPVIEYAYLSSAPGPQLASRDGWDVLGRSFRVVLDFGCGVTDFRGAQRNPGDAI, encoded by the coding sequence ATGCCCGCTGTTGCCCACACCCGATATGTCCCGGACACGAAGTCAGCCCGCCGCGCACAGCGCGGGGATGGGCCGGCCGCGCTGCCGAACGGAAATAGTTTCGACCTGCCGCACGAAGGCGCGGCCATGTCCGCCCGCGCCATGCGCCGGGCTGCGGCCAAAGCCGAGCGCGCGCACAAGCGGTCTATGGAGGCCGGTGCCGTCCTGACCCGTGCCGCCGATCCAGGCGTGCTGACGCGGCGCGCGCCTTCCGGTCTGGCCCTGCGACCGTCAACCATCAATGAAGCCGAGCGGACCGTCATTGCCACTTTGGCGACCGGCGCTGGAGTCAATCGGGGCGCGTACATCGAACGCTTGAGCCTTGGTCCGTCCAATCTGGAACTGCCGCGCAGTCTGCCGCTGCTGGACAACCACAACGGGGCGAGCGTGCAGCATGTGATCGGCTCCGTGGATCAGATTCGCCGCGAGACCGACGCCCAGGGGCGGCACACCATCGTTGGGCGACTCCGCCTCGCGGATGACCACGCCTGGGCGCTGGTGCGGGACGGCCACCTGTCCGGCGTGTCTGTAGGCTACGCCGTCACGACCTGGGCGGATTCGACCGAAGGCGGGCAGCGCGTCCGCACTGCCGGCCGCCTGTCGCTCCGTGAAGTCTCGCTGGTCATCGCACCCGCCGATGATGGCGCGCGCATCCGTTCCACCCCCCAGGAGTCCACCATGCCCGATACCAACCCCGCCCCGGAGAACGTGGCGCCCGACACCACGACCACCACGGCGACACGCGCCGCGCCCGCGCAGCCCGCCGGGACGCAGGGCACGACCGCCGCCCAGCCGGGCGAGGTGCAGACGCGCGCCGCCGTAAATGCCCGCATCCGCTCCCTTGGGCGTGCTGCTGGCCTGCCGGGCGACTTCATCGACGCCCAGATTGACGGCGAGGCGACGGAGGACTCCTTCCGTAGCGCCGCCTTCGATCACATGACGCGCGCCGCCGGCCCCGCGATCCGCGTGCAGGTGGGCGCCAGCCACGACGCGCCGGAGGTGATCCACGCCCGGCAGGTGGAGGCCCTGGCCCATCGGCACGCGCCCGACCTCTGCGCGCTGTCCGACGCGGCCCGTCCCTATGCCGGGATGACCCTGGCCGGAATGGCCCGTGACGCGCTGGCCCGTGAGGGCGTGCGCGGCCTGGGCGCCATGTCGGATGAGGCCGTGCTGACCCGTGCGCAGGACACTGTCAGCGACTTCCCCGGCCTGCTGGACGGTGCAGGCGAGCGCATCCTGCGCGCCTCTTTCGAGGCCGCCGCCTCGCCCGTCCGCACGGCGCTTGCCCGTCAGCGTCTCGCCCGCGACTTCCGCGCGCTCGCCCTGCTGCGCCTGGATGGGCCGGGCACGCTTCAGCGCGTGACGGAGTCTGGCGAGATCAAGGCCGTGACTGCCGGCGAGACGAAGGAGGGCTTCGCGCTTGAGACGTTCGCCGGGATGTTCAACCTATCTCGCAAGGCCCTTATCAACGACGACCTGGGCGCCTTCGCGGACTGGCAGCGCATGATGGGCCGGGCATCCGCCGAGACCGAGGCCGCCGCCATCGTCAACCTGCTGCTGGCGGGCAATGGCGCTGGTGCCAAGCTGTCGGACGGCAAGGCGCTGTTCCACGCGGACCATGGAAACCTGCTGACCAGCGCGGAACTGTCCGTGGCCGCCCTGACGGACGCCCGGACTGCCTTGCGCCGGCAGCGCAACCCGAATGGGAGCCCGTCCAATGTGGTCCCGCGCTTCCTGCTGGTGGCTCCGGAGCAGGAGACGCTTGCGGAACAGGTAGTGGCCGCGCTGACCGCCGCCGCTGTGGGCGAGGTGAACCCGTTCGGGGGCAAGCTGACCGCGCTGGTTGAGCCCAGGCTGCCCGAGGGCGCGTGGTATCTCTTTGCAGCGCCGGAAGCTGCGCCCGTCATCGAGTACGCTTACCTGTCCAGCGCGCCGGGGCCGCAGCTTGCCAGCCGCGACGGCTGGGACGTGCTGGGGCGCAGCTTCCGCGTCGTGCTGGATTTCGGCTGCGGCGTGACCGACTTCCGGGGCGCCCAGCGCAACCCCGGCGACGCGATCTAA
- a CDS encoding phage portal protein, which yields MKRARIISRSAVAPLRRAAGDPWNYVPHHGGSPAIEAASGQRDGAMPRIHGMGPATLAAGPQVRAKARGASVSNAYVRAAVEAKVTAAVGAGIMVAPQHPSPDVRAALSARFNRWATYCDLDGVTDWFGLQAGALRAKIVDGEAFLHLIAVSDTRRLLLRLIPAEMIDHADNRDLPNGGRIVGGIEFDAQGVRVAYHVRELDLSSAWEAYGPARRIPASEMIHLREILGAGQVRGLSDLAAVLIRLGELDELEDASLVGVKTAALFAGFLTDVNGNAGLPFDGTQVGGVLTSGLEPGTLKVLPAGVDIRFSTPAQVSQTVEFLRAQVRAIAVGLGVPSFVITGDLSEANFSSLRAGLVSFRQNVERLVYHTLVPQLLRPVWTLWVTLSFLAGDLDDLGALTLDDLLPAEFIPPAQPWVDPKADIAAIREALAAGIMSRRQAVQAQGWNVEALDAEIAADRTRERALSIGPFPLPPNGQPAAQDPETISDEVPAADQEPRT from the coding sequence GTGAAGCGCGCCCGCATCATTTCCCGCAGCGCCGTCGCGCCTCTTCGGCGCGCGGCTGGCGACCCGTGGAACTACGTCCCGCACCACGGGGGCAGCCCAGCTATTGAGGCCGCTTCCGGTCAGCGGGACGGGGCAATGCCGCGGATTCATGGCATGGGGCCGGCAACGCTGGCGGCCGGGCCGCAGGTGCGCGCTAAGGCGCGCGGAGCATCCGTCAGCAACGCCTATGTACGCGCCGCCGTAGAGGCGAAGGTGACGGCCGCCGTGGGCGCCGGGATTATGGTCGCACCGCAGCACCCGAGCCCGGATGTACGCGCCGCCCTGTCCGCGCGCTTCAACCGCTGGGCGACCTATTGTGACCTCGACGGGGTGACGGATTGGTTCGGCCTTCAGGCTGGCGCGCTGCGCGCGAAGATCGTGGACGGCGAAGCCTTCCTTCACCTGATTGCGGTTTCCGACACGCGCCGCCTGCTGCTGCGGCTGATCCCGGCCGAAATGATCGACCACGCCGACAACCGCGATCTGCCGAATGGCGGGCGCATCGTGGGTGGAATCGAGTTCGACGCCCAGGGCGTGCGCGTGGCGTACCACGTCCGGGAACTGGACCTGTCCTCTGCCTGGGAAGCTTACGGCCCCGCGCGGCGCATCCCGGCTTCCGAGATGATCCATCTGCGCGAAATCCTGGGCGCCGGGCAGGTGCGGGGGCTGTCCGACCTCGCCGCCGTGCTGATCCGCCTGGGCGAACTCGATGAACTTGAGGACGCGTCCCTTGTCGGCGTGAAGACCGCCGCCCTGTTTGCCGGCTTCCTGACCGACGTGAACGGCAACGCCGGGCTGCCCTTCGACGGAACGCAGGTGGGTGGCGTCCTGACCTCCGGCCTGGAACCGGGCACGCTGAAGGTGCTTCCAGCCGGCGTGGACATTCGGTTCAGCACGCCCGCCCAGGTATCGCAAACGGTGGAGTTCCTTCGCGCCCAGGTGCGCGCAATCGCTGTCGGCCTGGGCGTTCCATCCTTCGTCATCACGGGCGACCTGTCGGAAGCGAACTTCTCGTCCCTGCGGGCCGGGCTGGTCTCCTTCCGGCAGAACGTTGAGCGGCTGGTTTACCACACGCTTGTCCCGCAGCTTCTCCGTCCCGTTTGGACGCTGTGGGTCACGCTGTCGTTCCTGGCGGGCGATCTGGACGACCTGGGCGCGCTGACCCTGGACGACCTACTGCCGGCCGAGTTCATCCCACCCGCGCAGCCGTGGGTTGATCCGAAGGCCGACATCGCCGCGATTCGCGAGGCCCTAGCCGCCGGCATCATGTCGCGCCGTCAGGCTGTCCAGGCGCAGGGCTGGAACGTGGAGGCGCTGGACGCGGAGATCGCGGCTGACCGAACGCGCGAGCGCGCCTTGTCCATCGGCCCCTTTCCCCTGCCGCCGAACGGCCAGCCGGCCGCGCAGGACCCGGAAACAATTTCCGACGAAGTGCCCGCCGCCGATCAGGAGCCCCGGACGTGA
- a CDS encoding YodC family protein, with translation MANAFKNGDVVQMKSGGPPMTIESSPGEYLPSRAENATKYKCVWFKGATRDQSEFAEHLLQVWTPPKT, from the coding sequence ATGGCGAACGCCTTCAAAAACGGTGATGTGGTCCAGATGAAGTCAGGGGGACCTCCGATGACGATCGAGAGTTCCCCGGGAGAATACCTTCCGTCGCGCGCAGAAAATGCGACCAAGTACAAATGCGTCTGGTTCAAGGGTGCCACACGCGATCAGAGCGAGTTTGCGGAACACCTTCTCCAGGTGTGGACACCACCGAAGACATGA
- a CDS encoding DUF6953 family protein — MDTTEDMTPEEAANWMLREYEAKRFLYQEEAASHLLHLQDQKLAYYDASGNVCVGKAVLAAFNKLTPNSVYERVDKFWRDRLTTDQPGRQQ; from the coding sequence GTGGACACCACCGAAGACATGACTCCGGAGGAAGCAGCTAATTGGATGTTGCGTGAGTACGAGGCTAAGCGCTTCCTCTATCAGGAAGAAGCGGCCTCGCACCTTCTGCATCTCCAAGATCAAAAGCTTGCCTACTATGACGCGAGCGGAAATGTTTGTGTCGGAAAGGCAGTACTGGCAGCTTTTAACAAGCTGACCCCTAATTCTGTTTACGAACGTGTAGACAAGTTCTGGCGTGATCGCCTCACTACTGATCAACCAGGCAGGCAGCAGTAG
- a CDS encoding terminase gpA endonuclease subunit, with translation MESDTIWADSLMRLRWEALAHLRPPPRLRLSQWMESTLKLPDTVSAIPGPVRLFPYQREIADALTDPEVERVTLVKSVRLGFTTLLSGLIAHHAANDPAQVLALLPTEADCRRYVVDDLEPLFAASPKVAGLLAADTADGGGRNTLLARRYPGGSLKVVPGRAPRNLRSHNVRVLLVDEADGVEITSEGDPVALAERRTLSFPDRKIIVGSTPTFEATSVVLRKFGESDKRVFEVPCPRCGGFTEILWEHIRWPESQPEKAAFVCPHCDRTTEEARKADMVDAARWRATAPEVQGHAGFRLNALISPLANARWGLLAKEFIAAKRSGPDLLQPFVNTILAQGWKDDAEEMDESDLAARVEPFGLDAIPAEVLFITLGVDVQPDRLECTFLGWTAEGVPLVLGHSVIYGDVQHDDVWAELDDALKTMWPHAHGGTLHVDCALVDSGDGNTTERVMAFCKARRHLRAYSAKGDDGKRPPVQASKTRGTSLFIVGVDTIKAQLLARVASRSIRFSASLQSVWFEQFTAERRRTRYTHGRPVRYFDRVPGRRAEALDCVVYAIAARGLVQADPARRAEELASPAAPKPTAPPAVIRSAWMDRGR, from the coding sequence ATGGAATCTGACACCATCTGGGCGGACTCTCTCATGCGTCTGCGCTGGGAGGCGCTGGCGCATCTTCGGCCACCGCCCCGGCTGCGGCTGTCGCAGTGGATGGAGTCCACGCTGAAGCTGCCGGATACCGTTAGCGCCATCCCTGGCCCCGTGCGCCTCTTTCCCTATCAGCGGGAGATCGCGGACGCGCTGACGGACCCGGAGGTAGAGCGCGTGACGCTGGTGAAGTCTGTGCGCCTGGGCTTCACGACCCTCTTATCTGGCCTGATCGCGCACCACGCCGCGAACGACCCCGCCCAGGTTCTCGCCCTGCTGCCCACGGAAGCGGATTGCCGAAGGTATGTAGTTGACGATTTGGAGCCCTTGTTCGCCGCCTCGCCCAAGGTGGCCGGGCTGCTGGCGGCCGACACGGCGGACGGCGGCGGGCGAAACACGCTGTTGGCGCGACGGTATCCCGGCGGATCGCTGAAAGTGGTTCCTGGGCGCGCACCGCGGAATTTGCGCTCCCACAATGTGCGCGTCCTGCTGGTGGACGAGGCGGACGGCGTGGAAATAACTTCCGAGGGTGATCCAGTTGCCCTGGCCGAACGCCGCACCCTCTCTTTTCCTGATCGCAAGATCATCGTCGGCAGCACGCCCACGTTCGAGGCTACCTCTGTCGTTCTTAGAAAGTTCGGGGAATCCGACAAGCGCGTGTTTGAGGTGCCGTGTCCGCGCTGCGGCGGCTTTACTGAGATCCTTTGGGAACACATCCGCTGGCCGGAATCGCAGCCCGAGAAGGCCGCATTCGTCTGTCCACATTGCGACCGCACCACGGAAGAGGCCCGGAAGGCCGACATGGTGGACGCGGCCCGCTGGCGGGCGACGGCGCCCGAGGTGCAGGGGCACGCCGGCTTCCGGCTGAACGCGCTGATTTCGCCGCTGGCAAATGCGCGCTGGGGGCTGCTGGCAAAGGAGTTCATCGCCGCCAAGCGCAGCGGCCCCGATCTCTTACAACCGTTCGTCAACACGATTTTGGCCCAGGGTTGGAAGGACGACGCAGAGGAGATGGACGAGTCTGACCTCGCCGCGCGCGTGGAGCCGTTCGGCCTCGACGCTATCCCGGCCGAGGTACTATTTATCACCCTAGGCGTGGATGTTCAGCCGGACCGCCTTGAATGTACGTTTCTGGGCTGGACGGCCGAGGGCGTGCCGCTGGTGCTGGGGCACTCTGTCATTTATGGCGACGTGCAGCACGATGACGTTTGGGCGGAACTGGATGACGCCCTGAAAACGATGTGGCCCCACGCCCACGGGGGAACGCTGCACGTGGATTGCGCGCTTGTGGACTCTGGCGACGGCAACACGACGGAACGCGTTATGGCGTTCTGCAAGGCACGCCGGCACCTGCGCGCGTATAGCGCAAAAGGAGACGATGGGAAGCGCCCACCCGTGCAGGCGAGCAAGACGCGCGGCACGTCCCTGTTCATTGTGGGCGTGGACACGATCAAGGCGCAGCTACTCGCCCGCGTGGCGTCGCGCTCCATTCGGTTCAGCGCCAGCCTTCAGTCTGTCTGGTTCGAGCAATTCACGGCGGAGCGGCGGCGTACCCGCTACACCCATGGGCGACCTGTCCGCTATTTCGACCGTGTGCCTGGGCGACGTGCCGAGGCGCTGGATTGCGTTGTTTATGCCATCGCAGCGCGCGGACTGGTTCAGGCCGATCCGGCCCGGCGGGCGGAAGAACTAGCGTCACCCGCTGCGCCAAAGCCGACCGCGCCGCCTGCTGTGATCCGCAGCGCGTGGATGGACAGAGGGCGGTAA
- a CDS encoding virulence-associated E family protein yields the protein MSAAGWLPGRGMGGTDAQAEAWADDLLDDETGPGPLDRVLTVTRFDGHGAARKKEVAISLRNLAPGILKRTAPEKSALPWLKLAQFGDQATPKGSLRHDANVLAVDGVEGDYDDGIVGVDEVLARLKSARLAALVYTSPRHTPEAPRWRVLAPFSASLPPERRKRMAERLNGALGGILAGESFALSQAYYYGSVAENPAHRVELLDGRALDLAPDLDAGAVGKGAKPAPMAPGGNVVPLRRPKDESRSGVAFRLACDMARAGKDEAEWRDHPDVAAWAAEKPDREVARTWARAAERVSGDAWMAGLLTVGEDDKRRVLPCLDNAVLFFSRSPDWLGLLAYDDLAQRVVRRRPVPVHGEEAGQPYAVPEPWSDDDTTAARRYLQRAFLQVSQEDVERAVRQAALEARFHPVRDYLDGLQWDGRPRLSGLLHSYAGATRGAYAEGVSRMFLISMVARVYQPGCEAHHMPVLIGPQGAGKSSFAKALLPQADWFSDTLPPVGEDSVRTAMALRGKWLIEVAELDAFRKADFRSLKDFLTRAVEEFTPKYGRMPVREPRSCVFIGSTNESEFLKDDTGNRRFWPVTVGVLDLATLRQDRDQLWAEAVAAYRAGEAWHPSQDWQERHATPVQEAAREDVDARVPKVRAWLDGEATLYGEAGEPRDRTTAAEVWTEALGGKDSAFPKADQMAVAKMLKALGWERKLVRDGQHVGRLWLRPDPAADI from the coding sequence ATGAGCGCCGCCGGCTGGCTCCCTGGGCGGGGAATGGGCGGGACCGACGCGCAGGCTGAGGCTTGGGCTGATGACCTGCTGGACGATGAGACCGGCCCCGGCCCGCTGGATCGGGTGCTGACCGTCACCCGATTCGACGGCCACGGCGCTGCCAGGAAGAAAGAGGTGGCGATCAGCCTTCGCAATCTCGCACCGGGCATCCTGAAGCGGACGGCCCCGGAGAAATCCGCCCTTCCCTGGCTAAAGCTGGCCCAATTCGGGGATCAGGCGACGCCCAAGGGCAGCCTGCGGCACGACGCGAACGTGCTGGCCGTTGACGGTGTGGAAGGCGATTACGACGACGGCATTGTGGGCGTGGACGAGGTGCTTGCCCGCCTGAAGTCCGCCCGGCTGGCTGCCCTCGTCTATACCTCACCCAGGCACACGCCCGAGGCGCCCCGCTGGCGCGTCCTGGCGCCCTTCTCCGCATCCCTGCCGCCCGAGAGGCGGAAGCGCATGGCGGAGCGGTTGAACGGCGCCCTGGGCGGCATCCTGGCCGGGGAGTCCTTCGCTCTCTCGCAAGCCTACTACTACGGCTCTGTGGCCGAGAACCCGGCGCATCGCGTGGAACTGCTGGACGGCCGCGCGCTGGACCTCGCCCCCGACCTCGACGCCGGGGCTGTTGGGAAAGGCGCAAAGCCCGCCCCCATGGCTCCCGGCGGGAACGTTGTGCCGCTCCGGCGTCCGAAGGACGAGTCCCGCTCCGGCGTCGCGTTCCGGCTGGCCTGCGACATGGCGCGGGCCGGGAAGGACGAGGCGGAGTGGCGGGACCATCCCGACGTGGCCGCCTGGGCGGCCGAGAAGCCGGATCGCGAGGTGGCCCGGACCTGGGCACGCGCGGCCGAGCGTGTCAGCGGCGACGCCTGGATGGCGGGACTGCTGACGGTAGGCGAGGACGACAAGCGCCGCGTCCTGCCCTGCCTGGACAACGCCGTCCTGTTCTTCAGCCGCTCCCCCGATTGGCTGGGGCTGCTGGCCTATGACGACCTCGCCCAGCGTGTCGTGAGGCGGCGCCCCGTGCCCGTGCATGGGGAGGAGGCGGGGCAGCCCTACGCGGTCCCGGAGCCGTGGAGCGACGACGACACGACGGCCGCACGCCGCTACCTGCAACGCGCCTTCCTTCAGGTCTCGCAAGAGGACGTGGAGCGGGCCGTCCGTCAGGCCGCGTTAGAAGCCCGCTTCCACCCCGTCCGGGACTACCTCGACGGGCTGCAATGGGACGGCAGGCCGCGCCTGTCCGGCCTGCTGCACAGCTACGCGGGCGCGACGCGCGGCGCCTACGCGGAAGGCGTCAGCCGCATGTTCCTTATCTCCATGGTGGCGCGCGTCTATCAGCCTGGATGCGAGGCACACCACATGCCCGTGCTGATCGGCCCCCAGGGTGCGGGAAAGTCATCCTTCGCCAAAGCCCTGCTGCCGCAGGCCGATTGGTTCAGCGACACGCTGCCCCCCGTGGGGGAAGACTCCGTTCGCACGGCTATGGCGCTACGCGGGAAATGGCTGATCGAGGTGGCGGAACTGGACGCCTTCCGCAAAGCCGATTTCCGCAGCCTCAAAGACTTCCTGACGCGCGCCGTGGAGGAGTTCACGCCCAAGTATGGGCGAATGCCCGTCCGGGAGCCGCGCAGTTGCGTCTTCATCGGCAGCACCAACGAGTCCGAGTTCCTGAAGGATGACACCGGGAATCGGCGCTTCTGGCCGGTGACGGTGGGCGTGCTGGACCTCGCCACCCTGCGGCAGGACCGCGATCAGCTATGGGCGGAGGCCGTGGCAGCGTACCGCGCTGGGGAGGCTTGGCACCCGTCGCAGGATTGGCAGGAGCGGCACGCGACGCCCGTGCAGGAGGCCGCGCGGGAAGACGTGGACGCCCGCGTGCCGAAGGTGCGCGCGTGGCTAGACGGCGAAGCGACGCTGTACGGCGAGGCGGGCGAGCCGCGAGACCGCACGACGGCGGCCGAGGTTTGGACGGAGGCGCTGGGCGGCAAGGATAGCGCCTTCCCGAAGGCCGATCAGATGGCCGTGGCGAAGATGCTGAAGGCGCTGGGGTGGGAGCGGAAGCTAGTGCGCGACGGGCAACACGTCGGCCGGCTTTGGCTTCGCCCTGATCCGGCGGCGGACATCTAG